Part of the Brachyhypopomus gauderio isolate BG-103 chromosome 17, BGAUD_0.2, whole genome shotgun sequence genome, ACTGCAGCTGCCGCATCGATCCACCTGTCAATCTCTCGTTTCATCCGtccctcactcgtgaacaagaacctgagatacttgaactcctccacttgaggcaaggactcactcccgacccagagagggcactccacccttgtccgactgagtaccatggtctcagttttagaggtgcggATTCTCATCTCATCCGTTTcgctgcaaactgatccagcgaGAGCTGTGGGTCCTGGCCCGATGATGCCAACAGTACCACATCATCTGCAAAAAGGAGACGTGGAATCCGGAGGCCACCAAATTAACCCCCTCTACCACTTGGTTATGCTGAGAAATTCTGTTCATAAAAGTTCGGTGTTCAGAAtcggtgacaaagggcagcctTGGTGGAGTCCAACTCCCACCGGGGAGCACGACCAGGATGaattgttcctcttgtaactgagatttGACTATCGACTGGACTCTCTTCTACATTACCTCCTTATAGACCTTACTGGGGAGGGTGAGGAGTGTTAGAGTTGGAGCACCCTTCGGTGCCTTTTCTTAAAAGGGGGAACCACCACCCGGGTTTGCCAGTCCAGAGGCACTGCCCCTGATCTACACGCGATGTTGCAAAGAtgtgtcagccaggacagtcccaAAACATCCAGAGCCTTACGGAACTCCGGGTGATTCTTATCCACCCCCAGAGCCTTGTCACCAAGGAGTTTTACAACTACCCTGGTCACAACAGCCCAATTGATGGGCAAACTCCCATCCATGTCCTCCAGATGTGCTTCTGTCGAAGGCATGATGGtgggattgagaagatcctcCAAGTATTCCTTTCACCAcctaatgacatccccagtTGAGGTCAGCAGATCCCCAGCCCCACTGTATACAGTATTGGTCAGGAACCACTTTCCCCTCGTCACTGAACTCTTCCCACAGTCCGCTGCACTGACAATATTGGCACGGAACAAGGCCCACTCGGACTCAATGTCTCCAGCCTCCCTTGGGATGCCGTCAACGCTCTGCCACATGTGGGAAATAAAGATCTTTCTGACAGGAACCTCTGCCAGACGTTCCAAGCAAACCCTCACAATATGTTTGGGTCTGTCAAGTCTGTCCGGGCATCTGATCCAACTTATCACCAGGTGGTGATCGGTTGACAGCTCAGCTGCTCTCTTCACATGAGTGTCCAAGACACATGTTTGCACATTATTACAAAATCGATTGCTGAACCGGGGAGCTATGAGTAAGCCCAATTCCTGCCCTCCGCCTTTCGCCCTGGGCAACTTCAGAAATTAATAAAGTTCAGCCTCTCTTGAGAGGAAGGGCTCAAGAAGCCaaactgtgtgtatatatataatctcaCCTCACTATATAATCTCACCTAACTATAATCTCTCAGCCTCACACATCAGTTCATTGCCTCAGACAACCGAGCTACTAGGATCATGCAGGCACACCAGCCCCTATGGTGGTAATTCATGGAGGGTACCTGATTCGGTTTGTATAAAAGTCAAGCTTCTATCAATTACCTACAAATCCTTGCATGGTTTTGCACCCTCTTATTTAAGTGACCTCCTCCACCCATATCTTCCCCCACccatacactcctccacccacactctcccacTCAGATCTAACAATGCTAGCCTTCTTTCTCTATGTAGGTTTAAACTCATCTTTGTTGGAGGCACATCCTTTAGTCTTGTTATGGATTTCTTGTTATGATATGCCACGAAACGGTTGCAGTTTTCAAAGAATACAATATCAGCCGTCACTTTGCTACGAAGCATGCAAACTACGCTAGCAAGCAGTCAACAGAAGGATGAGCGGCTACTGCACATAGGTTGGCAGTTTCTGTACTGTGTTATGAGAAAAAAAAGCATATGgaaagtttttttcttttaattaggCGCAATGTGCGCATTTACGCATAGCAGGGGTTCAGTAGCTTAATGAACACACCGCACATCACTCTCAATTTAAAGAGCTCTTTCTAGTATCTGCTGCAGGTAGGATATTTAATGCAGTCTGTCTCTCAGGGCAATCCGTCCATGATTATGCGGGGTTTAAAGCAATTAGAAATTATTGAACTTGAGTATTTCTGCCAGGAACGTCAATCACAcccgtgaccgccagagggcgccatcgCCAGAGTATTGACAGTCACACCTGACTGCCATATACTAATCACAAGGCCTACTTAAGGACTCTGTccagtgcgaagtattgcctctctGAGTGTCCTTACCAAGCTGTATTCTGGTTTTTGATCCTTGCTCTGGCCTTTTTGATATCCTCCTGTTTCACCTAGTCATTTTTGTACCTCTGCCTGCCCCTCTTAGTCTTCTCTAGTTTTTGACTCtctgcctgttttttttttactctcccCTTTTTgcccttttgtgctgctgcctgtAACCCTACGGGGTTGTCCCTGTCTGGGACCTCTGTTTATTGATTTTCATTATTAAAAACCTGCTCTTATCACCTGCCTATGGATCCTTCTTTACCCCCAGGTTCGCGCGCCGTTACAGTTTTGTTAGGTaatatgttttgaatgttgaaagTGTTCTATTGATCTTTTTCCAGTAAATGTTGTTTTCATTAACTTTGCACCTTGCTGTCTGACTAAAGAGTTGGGAGACATGCCTTGTTTTGTGTGGTTGTATGAACTCACTAATCCACTAATGATTGTGCTGTGCTGTATCAATTTTCATTCTTTTTGATATACTgagatatagatatatatatatatatatatatatatatatatatatatatatatatatatattatacaatatgtacacacatatatatacacacacacacacacacgccaccacACACAAGCATCTGTCCTCCATTAAAGATTAAAGCCACAGACGCTCTCTGCACTGACCCAGGGTGATGTTGGCATATGGCATCTGTAGTGTGTCTGCCAGCTTCTCCTGCACCCTCTTCATCTCCGCACCACTGTTGAAGAGAGTCACCTGTGTCATGGCCACTTTGTTCTTCTCCACTGTCTCCACCAGACGCTGGCACTGATCGAAAAAGCGCATGAGTGTATCGTTCACAATGTGCTCCAAAGCTTCACctaaaacacaacacaattaTGCATTTTTGGATTAGAAAAAAAGCAGGTTGATTTTACACTCCAGGGTGGTTGTGCGCAGACACTGGGACAGAGTGCATGCAAACATCGGGCATATCTGGAAGGTTTTGTAAAAGCAGCACTGGTTTATGTGTTAGTATCCCTTTGTGTCTCTTTGCTATTAAAAATGGATTTCATTTAACTAGTAAAGCTCATGTTTGAAGTTCAGAagacagtttgtgtgtgtgtgtgtgtgtgtgtgagtgagagagagagagagagagagagagagagagagagagagagagaggggggaataCTGTAACAGGAATTCCTTTTGCAAACTTTACCTTGAATACCCAAGCTGTCCATTATACCTTGTTGAAAAGCAATGGTGCTGTTGACACATCGATGTTTAGAGCTCGTAATAAATTTGACGCGTCCTTTGCGAAGACTGTCCTCCGTCAGCAGAGAGGGAAACGATCTGACTAGTCTCTGTCCCAGATACCTGAGGTCCTTTCTGCCTTTGTTAACAAGTCGGCCATCCATCTCGTACTTATACCACATCTGCCATGATTTAATTTCTGGCTGCGAACTCCAATCACCGGCAGCTGCGGCAATAACAAGATCGTAGAACGTTTGAAACTTCTTGATATTTCCGACGGTCGGGTACCTGGTTCCGTGTCGGATAACGGCTGTGAGGTGTACGGCCTCGCAGTCTGGCGCGGGAGGCTTCACCGCTGAATCGTTCACAGCGAGGACGTTATCAATCAAGTACGGATTCACCTCTTCATAGCGACTTTTAGTGCCAAAATATTGTGCAAGAACGCGTATGTCGACAGCGGAGGCGTCAGCCGACACAAATGCTAAGCAGAAAATAATAAAGTGGAGTATAAAACATACCATTGAGAATATTCGTTCAACCATTTTTCCGTCTACTTCCAAGCCCGTTATCGCTCCTGATTTCCCAATGCTGTGTTTCCTGATGAATGTGGACAAACCGTGTGCGTCTCGGGTCACTGGACTTTCCGTTAGCGGATGTGCGTTTACGTTCCGTGAACAGTGCGGTGGGTCTGTCCCAAAATCCATAAACACGATTCAATAATGTGAAATAATGGGTCTTTGCCAAAACCCAGTGAACTGCCTAAGTAGTGTTTACATACACAGCAGTTTAAGTACCAGCGTTATAACCGACATCCATCCTCAGCAGATTATTGAGACACTCTAGTCAGTGAGCAACTTAATCACAGCTTGTCCCAGTGTTTGTAAATAAACCGGTGTTTattacctcagtttatagtgtatgtgaccggTGTCTATTTATCTCAGTTTATAGTGTAGCCTATGTGACCGGTTTGCTTACCTTAAGTTTAGTGTGACcagtgtttatttacctcagattaTAGCGAATGCGACCGGTGTTTGTTTTAGCTCAATTAGTGTATGTGAACGGTGTTTATTTACTTTagtttatagtgtgtgtgaccGGTGTTTATGCAATTTCAACAACACTTTTACtcagttaaacatttatttaagtgTATTATGCATAATCACAGTGACATTTTCCACATCTGGGAAGCAATTCTGAACACATGAACTGACTCCACACActtgaaatgtgttttaaacAGACATTTGATAAAGTAAACTTGTCCCCTTCCTTGTTAAAAAAATACACAACATATGGCATGCATAAGAAATAATATTTTACTCAACACAACAATTTCAACAGCTTTCACAAcaattacaacagcaaatattcacgctgtttatttttattttttatagtgTTGAAGGCAGCATTCCATTGGGTTTAGTCTTGCTCAGAATTTGCCCCTGAAACGTAGCATCTTTTAGCCTGCACAAGTGCATCAATATCAGGCATCATGTCCTGAGAAGCAGCCAGTTTCAGAATCTCATTTAAGTGCTTATGTGTGAGCTTTGAGCGCAGCCTCGGTTTATTAAGGTTCATTACTGAGAAAACCTGCTCACAAAGGTaggtagtcccaaacatggacaACATTTTTGCAGCCAGTGCTGTCAGTTTAGCCTGGTAGGAGatactttattgtcattgcacatGTACAACAAAATTGAGCAGCAATCAAGGTGCTAGATGTAAACATATAAGGTacaaaagacagaaaacaaaaatagtgCAAATTTGCTAcactgatctgtgtgtgtgcgtgcgtgcgtgcgtgtgtgtgtgtgtgtgtgtgtgtgtgtgagtgtgtttgtgttcagtcCCGCACAACACTAGGATAGAAGCTGTTTTGAGTCTATTTACCTTCTGTTTTCTCAGTTCTCCGTGCAAGCTATTGTATTTTTGACCATGATGAGTTTCATAATGCAGGTTTGTTCCGTGGGCCGTATGCTAGAGGGCGCTATTACACTGTAGGCGCTAGAGGGTGCTATTTCACTGTAGGTGCTAGAGGACGCTATTTC contains:
- the minpp1a gene encoding multiple inositol polyphosphate phosphatase 1a isoform X1 → MDFGTDPPHCSRNVNAHPLTESPVTRDAHGLSTFIRKHSIGKSGAITGLEVDGKMVERIFSMVCFILHFIIFCLAFVSADASAVDIRVLAQYFGTKSRYEEVNPYLIDNVLAVNDSAVKPPAPDCEAVHLTAVIRHGTRYPTVGNIKKFQTFYDLVIAAAAGDWSSQPEIKSWQMWYKYEMDGRLVNKGRKDLRYLGQRLVRSFPSLLTEDSLRKGRVKFITSSKHRCVNSTIAFQQGIMDSLGIQGEALEHIVNDTLMRFFDQCQRLVETVEKNKVAMTQVTLFNSGAEMKRVQEKLADTLQMPYANITLDSVEAAFYLCAHEFTICDTVSPWCKLFDESDAQVMEYSGDLKQYWKRGFGYDINSKASCILFHDLFSRLNTVASQTRRGLPVAELVTVQVGHAETLLPLLTLLGLFKDSAPLTSSNFAAQHNRVFRTGQIVPYAANLLVVLYNCSEGLRLQVRLNEHPLTLPGLGDPSPLFEDVRRQYAQLLQGCDQETVCKLDT
- the minpp1a gene encoding multiple inositol polyphosphate phosphatase 1a isoform X2 — encoded protein: MDFGTDPPHCSRNVNAHPLTESPVTRDAHGLSTFIRKHSIGKSGAITGLEVDGKMVERIFSMVCFILHFIIFCLAFVSADASAVDIRVLAQYFGTKSRYEEVNPYLIDNVLAVNDSAVKPPAPDCEAVHLTAVIRHGTRYPTVGNIKKFQTFYDLVIAAAAGDWSSQPEIKSWQMWYKYEMDGRLVNKGRKDLRYLGQRLVRSFPSLLTEDSLRKGRVKFITSSKHRCVNSTIAFQQGIMDSLGIQGEALEHIVNDTLMRFFDQCQRLVETVEKNKVAMTQVMEYSGDLKQYWKRGFGYDINSKASCILFHDLFSRLNTVASQTRRGLPVAELVTVQVGHAETLLPLLTLLGLFKDSAPLTSSNFAAQHNRVFRTGQIVPYAANLLVVLYNCSEGLRLQVRLNEHPLTLPGLGDPSPLFEDVRRQYAQLLQGCDQETVCKLDT